The Impatiens glandulifera chromosome 3, dImpGla2.1, whole genome shotgun sequence genome contains a region encoding:
- the LOC124928868 gene encoding serine hydroxymethyltransferase, mitochondrial, whose translation MAMSMAMVFRRLSSSVDKPVKSIFNGGPFYYMSSLPSQDVYEKSGVTWPKQLNSPLEVVDPEIANIIELEKARQWKGLELIPSENFTSLSVMQAVGSIMTNKYSEGYPGARYYGGNEYIDMAETLCQKRALEAFRLDPSKWGVNVQSLSGSPANFQVYTALLKAHDRIMALDLPHGGHLSHGYQTDTKKISAVSIFFETMPYRLDETTGYIDYDQLEKSATLFRPKLIVAGASAYARLYDYARIRKVCDKQKAILLADMAHISGLVAAGVVPSPFEYADIVTTTTHKSLRGPRGAMIFFRKGVKEINKQGQEVLYDYEDKINQAVFPGLQGGPHNHTITGLAVALKQATTPEYKAYQDQVLSNCSRFAQTLMGSGYELVSGGTDNHLVLVNLKNKGIDGSRVEKVLEAVHIAANKNTVPGDVSAMVPGGIRMGTPALTSRGFVEEDFAKVAEFFDSAVKLALKIKSETKGTKLKDFLATLQSSSSIQSEISKLKHDVEEYAKQFPTIGFEKETMKYKN comes from the exons ATGGCAATGTCAATGGCGATGGTGTTTCGCCGCCTCAGTTCTTCTGTAGACAAGCCAGTCAAGAGTATCTTCAACGGCGGTCCCTTCTATTACATG TCTTCTCTACCTAGCCAAGATGTTTACGAGAAATCAGGCGTCACA TGGCCAAAGCAATTGAACTCTCCACTCGAGGTCGTCGATCCAGAGATTGCCAATATTATCGAGCTTGAAAAGGCCAGACAGTGGAAG GGGCTCGAACTTATACCTTCAGAAAATTTCACATCTTTGTCTGTGATGCAAGCGGTTGGATCTATAATGACTAATAAATACAGTGAGGGTTACCCAGGTGCTAGATATTATGGAGGAAATGA GTACATTGATATGGCAGAAACTTTGTGCCAGAAGCGAGCTCTGGAAGCATTTCGACTGGATCCATCTAAATGGGGAG TAAACGTGCAGTCTCTGTCTGGGTCACCGGCTAATTTCCAAGTTTACACAGCATTGTTAAAAGCTCATGACAGAATCATGGCTCTTGATCTTCCTCATGGTGGCCATCTTTCTCATGGATATCAG ACTGACACAAAAAAGATATCTGCAGTATCCATATTCTTTGAGACAATGCCCTACAGACTGGATGAGACCACTGGATATATAGATTATGACCAG TTGGAAAAAAGTGCTACCCTGTTCAGACCGAAACTCATAGTTGCTGGTGCTAGTGCATATGCACGTCTTTATGACTATGCACGCATTCGCAAG GTGTGCGACAAGCAGAAAGCTATTCTGTTGGCTGACATGGCACACATCAGTGGGTTAGTTGCGGCTGGTGTGGTTCCATCACCATTTGAGTATGCTGATATTGTGACCACAACAACTCACAAATCACTCCGTGGGCCACGTGGAGCCATGATTTTCTTCAGGAAGGGAGTGAAAGAGATTAACAAGCAAGGACAAGAG GTCTTGTATGACTATGAGGATAAAATCAACCAAGCTGTCTTTCCTGGACTTCAAGGTGGTCCACATAACCATACTATCACTGGCTTGGCAGTTGCATTGAAGCAG GCAACAACTCCAGAATACAAAGCATATCAAGACCAAGTGCTCAGTAACTGCTCAAGGTTTGCTCAG ACTTTAATGGGGAGTGGATATGAACTTGTCTCTGGTGGGACTGATAACCACTTAGTTTTGGTGAACCTTAAAAACAAG GGTATTGATGGTTCTAGAGTAGAAAAGGTGTTGGAAGCTGTTCATATTGCAGCCAACAAGAACACTGTCCCTGGAGATGTGTCTGCCATGGTTCCTGGTGGCATCAGGATGG ggACACCTGCTCTAACTTCAAGGGGATTTGTGGAGGAGGATTTTGCTAAAGTTGCAGAATTCTTTGATTCTGCAGTAAAATTGGCTTTGAAGATCAAATCCGAAACTAaag GAACAAAGTTGAAAGACTTCTTGGCAACATTGCAGTCAAGTTCTTCAATCCAATCTGAGATTTCTAAGCTCAAACATGATGTGGAAGAGTACGCAAAACAATTCCCAACAATTGGTTTCGAGAAGGAAACCATGAAATACAAAAATTGA
- the LOC124932187 gene encoding protein C2-DOMAIN ABA-RELATED 1-like, whose amino-acid sequence MENALGLLRVHVERGINLAIRDVSSSDPYVILRLAKQKLKTRVIKKNVNPEWKEDLTLSISDPDLPVKLLVYDKDLLSFDDKMGDAMFEIRPIVEAVKLIRGMGDADLIPSGTIIGKIDPTRNNCLSEESHIVWEDQKIIQHMFLRLRNVESGEIKLRLQWIDIPRHP is encoded by the exons ATGGAAAACGCGTTAGGTCTCCTCAGAGTTCACGTCGAAAGAGGCATTAACCTCGCCATTCGAGACGTCAGCAGCAGCGATCCTTACGTAATTCTCCGATTAGCCAAACAG AAGTTGAAAACTCGAGTTATAAAGAAGAATGTAAATCCAGAATGGAAAGAAGATTTAACGTTATCAATCTCTGATCCCGATCTCCCTGTCAAGCTG CTTGTATATGATAAGGACTTGTTGAGTTTCGATGATAAAATGGGAGATGCAATGTTTGAGATAAGGCCAATTGTAGAAGCTGTTAAATTGATAAGAGGGATGGGGGATGCTGACCTTATTCCAAGCGGGACAATAATTGGGAAGATAGATCCGACAAGAAATAACTGCCTTTCCGAGGAGAGTCACATTGTGTGGGAGGATCAAAAGATCATACAACATATGTTCTTAAGATTGAGGAATGTGGAGAGTGGAGAAATCAAACTTCGACTACAATGGATTGATATTCCTCGACATCCCTAG